DNA sequence from the Pirellulales bacterium genome:
TGGCTGGAAGCTGCTCACCGAGCGGCTCGGAGACCGCGTCCAGCTCGTGGGCGACGACCTGTTCGTGACCAATGTCTCGCGCCTGCAGCGCGGCATTACCGAGGGAGTGGCCAACAGCATCTTGATCAAGGTCAACCAGATCGGCAGCCTGACAGAGACCGTACGGGCCATCGAGATGGCCCGCCGCGCCGGGTACACCAGCATCTCCAGCCATCGCAGCGGCGAGACCGAAGACACGACCATCGCCGACCTGGCCGTGGGCCTGGGCACCGCGCAGATCAAGACCGGCAGCGCCTCGCGGTCGGACCGAGTGGCCAAGTACAACCAGCTCCTGCGCATCGAAGAGACCCTGGGCTCCCAGGCCGACTACGGCGGGCACTACTTCCCGACCTGGGGCTAAGGCAGCCTGCCCACGTGCTGCCCCCTGCGTAGAATTGCCTTGGGCTATACGGGGCTGCGCCATGGCCTGGCTGTTCGAAGACCCGACCACGGTGTTGGTGGCCGGCGCCTTGATCGAGGTGCTGCTGGCCGTGGTGTTTTTTCGTACGGGCCGCGGGGCGATCCTCCTGGCGATGGGAGCCGTCGCTGCGCTCGTGGCCGTGCTGTTATTGGTCGAGCGTCTCGTCGTGACGCCGCGCGAACAGGTCGAGGCGGCCCTGGCAACGCTCAAGGCGCGGCTCGAGGCCAACGACGTCGAGGGGGTTGTCGACTGCCTGGCTCCAGAGGCCCAGGCCCTGGCCGGCGAAGCCCGCTCACGGATGCCGCAGGTCGATATTCGCCACGTCGGGATCGCGCAGCTCGAAATCGGCGTAAGCGAGCAGCGCGGGCAGCCGGCTGCGGCGAGCGCGCGATTCTTATGCCGCGTCGAGGGACAAGATCGCGCCGGCCAGTCGCCCTACGACAACTTCGTCCGCCGCTTCACGGTTGCTTTCCGCCACGACGGCGGCCGCTGGCTAGTGACCGGCTACGAGGATGAAGACGCCTTCGGTCCCAAGCAGCGCGACCATCGCTGATCACGAAACGGCCTGCTGCGTCTGCGGCGGATTTCGTGGTCCGATTAGTACTGCGAGCCGTGCTGGATCCACGACTCCCAGACGTTGACGTTGTCGTACTGGCGTCCGCCGACGTTGATGAAGCTGCGCATGTTGCGGAAACCGCTCCTTACGTATTCGCCCTGGGGCGACGTGTAGAACGGCCCGCCTGCCGAGCGGCGGCCGATTTGCACCGGCTGCACCGGCTGATGGCTGTAGTACGACTGCCGGAAAACCCAACTGGTGCCCGGCGCCGGACCGGCCAGCGCCGAGGGAACCACGCCGCAGGCCAGCACGAACACGGGCAACATCAAGCGAAACTTGCGAAACATGGGAGCAGCCCCGGGGGTTGGGGGTTCGACGCCGGCCAGCGAATTGCGCCGCGTCGCTGCATTCCATGATGATTCGCGCCCGGCACGCTTCAAGCGCCGCCGGAATCGCTGGCGCCGCGGTTCCGAGGATAACGATTAGAACGCCTCGGGCAGGCGGAGCGGACCCTATTTCGGATGCTCGACCATCAATTGCTCGCTGGCCACGTCGTAGACATAGCGATGCCCCGCGGGGAGCGTCGGCAATTCGATGTTGTTGGCCTTGATCACCTGCTGCATGAACTCGTCTTCCGACTCGGGCGACCGGCCGTTGGTGGCCTTGAACAACTGCAGCGCCTGCGGTACCTGGACGTCGAACGCGATGAGTTCTTGCGCCGTGAAATAGGTCTTCACCGGCGTGGTCAACAATCCCGGGTCGAGGTCGTTACCCTTGGCCCCGACACCGACTCGCGCCGCCTCGCGCACCTTTTCGGCCGGCGCCGCGGGAGCTTCGGCCGCCTGCGCGGCAGCGGGAGCGGCAGCGGCCGGCGCAGCCTCGACGGCCGGCGTCGCCTGCAGCTCCGGGGTCGTACGATCGCCCGAACAGCCGCAGAGCAGGGCACCCGCACAGCACAGCAGAGAAATCAGGCGCGTCACCGGTCCATCTCCGGAAACTGGATGTTCCAGCCTCCCATCTCGGCCAGCACGTCGCGGCGCGTCAGGTCGAAATCGAGCGGCGTCAAGGTTACGTGGCCGTCGGTCAAGGCGGTCAGGTCGGTCTCGCCCGCGGTGCGCGGCGGCGGCGGGTCGTTCGTTGCCCAGTAGTAGTTCCGCCCCCGCGGGTCGACGCGGCGCTCGAACTGCTCGCCGTAGCGCGAGACGCCCATCGGCACCAACCGCAACTGGGCCGGCTGAGTCAGCGCGGCCAGGGGGATGTTCAAATTGTACAGCCGCGGGCGAGTACCCTGGTTGGCCAGGATCTGCTCGATCACTCGCCGAGCCAACCGGGCGGCTCGATCGAACTGGGCATGCTCGTCGTATTCGAGCGACACGGCGATGCTCGTAATCTCGAAAAAAGCCCCCTCGATGGCCGCTGCCACGGTGCCGGAATAGAGCACGTTGATGCCGGCGTTGAGGCCGTTGTTGATCCCGCTGACGACCAGATCGGGCCGTTTGTCGCAGAACTCGACGATCCCCAGCTTCACACAGTCGGCCGGGCTCCCCTCGACCGCCCAGCCCCGGCGTTTGGGCCCGTCGAACACCTCTTTGACCACCAACGGGCTTAGGAAGGTAATCGAATGGCCGACCCCGCTCTGCTCGGTCGCGGGGGCAACGACGTCGACCGTTCCCAGATGGGCCAGCTCGCGCTCCAGGGCCGCCAAGCCCGGGGCATAGATTCCGTCGTCATTGGTCAGCAGGATGTGCACGGCAAGTTGTTTTCCGAGTGAGCGTTGCGCGGCCGCAGCGGGCCGATGTGCGCCGGTCGGTTATAGACGCCGCCTGCGGAGGCGGCAAATGACCGCGCGATCGCCACGCCCGGCCCTTTGGGGGCTAATATTTTTTGGGACCGAACCGTATAATCCTTCGTTCTCGCCCGTCGGCCGACGGGCTTTTTGTTTTAATCGCGGCTCGCGAGCGGGGACGCCGCGCCGTCCCAGGCCAGAGCCGTCAGCGAAGGGATGCCCCCGACAGGACGGTCGTCATGAGCGCCCAATCGGCGTCGCCGCCGGCGGCGAGCAGTCAGCTCACCAGCCGGCGCGTGTTGGTCTTGGATTTCGGCTCGCAGTACGCGCAGCTCATTGCCCGCCGCGTCCGCGAGCAGCATGTCTACTGCGAGATCGTGCGCCACGACATCACGGCCGCGCGCGTACGCGAGCTGGCCCCGCTGGGCCTGATCTTGTCGGGCGGGCCGATGAGCGTCTACGAGCAGGGTGCACCCCAGTGCGACCCGGGCATCTTTCAACTCGGCATTCCGGTGCTGGGCATCTGCTACGGCATGCAATTGATGTGTCAGGCACTGGGGGGCAAGGTTTCCCAAGCCCCGGCGCGCGAATTCGGCCGCGCCGTCTGTGAGGTCACCGACGCGAGCGATTTGCTGGCGGGCATCCATCGCCGGACCGAGGTCTGGATGAGTCACGGCGACCAGGTGGCCGCCGTGAGCGACGACTTCTACCCCTTGGCTCGGACTTCGACCTGCCCGCTGGCCGCCATTCGCCACAAAACCTTGCCGATTTTCGGTCTGCAGTTCCATCCCGAGGTGACGCACACGCCGCAGGGCCCGACCATCCTGGCCAACTTCCTGTTGCAGGTGTGCGGCTGCGACGCCTCGTGGCGCATCGGCGACTTTGCCAAGGAGACGATCGCGGGCGTCCGCCAACGGGTCGGCAGCGATCGCGTGATCTGCGGCCTTTCCGGGGGCGTCGATTCATCGGTCGTCGCGGCGCTGCTCTACGAGGCGATTGGCCCGCAATTGTCGTGCATCCTGGTCGACAATGGCTTGCTGCGCAAGGATGAAGCCCACGCAGTGATCCGCACGTTCAGCCAGCACTTCCGCACGGACCTGCACGTCGTCAAGGGCGAGGAACGCTTCCTGGCGGCGCTGTCCGGCGTGACCGAGCCCCAGGAAAAACGCCGCCGCATCGGCAAAGCGTTCATCGATTGCTTCAGCGCCGAGGCCCATCATATTCAGGGCGCGAAGTACCTGGCCCAAGGCACGCTCTACCCCGACGTCATCGAGAGCGGCGCGGCCAAAGACGGCCCCGCGGCGACGATCAAGCTGCACCACAACGTCGGCGGCCTGCCCGAAGACCTGAACTTCGAGCTGATCGAGCCGCTGCGCGATTTGTTCAAGGACGAGGTGCGCAAGCTGGGCCTGGAGCTGGGGCTGCCCGAGGAAATCGTCTGGCGTCATCCGTTCCCCGGCCCCGGACTGGCCGTGCGGTGCCTGGGTGAGGTGACCCAAGAAAAGCTCGAGCGGCTGCGCGACGCCGACGCGATCGTCGTCGAAGAAATCAAGGCGGCCGGGCTCTACCGGCAAACCTCGCAGGTGTTTGCCGTCTTGCTGCCGGTGCAAAGCGTCGGCGTGATGGGCGACGCGCGCACCTATGAAAACACCGTGGCGGTGCGGGCCATCGAGACCGACGATTTCATGACGGCCGATTGGTCGCATCTGCCGTACGAGGTCTTGGCCCGTATTTCGACCCGCATCATCAACGAGGTGCGCGGGGTCAATCGGGTCGTCTACGACATCAGTTCCAAGCCCCCCGCGACGATCGAGTGGGAGTAGCCCGATGGGTCGGCAATACATCTATCAAATCGGCGGCCTGACCAAGAAGCACGGGCAGAAGAAGGTCTTCGAGGACGTCTGGCTGGCGTTTTATCCCGGCGCCAAGATCGGCGTGCTGGGCCGCAATGGTTCGGGCAAGAGCACCTTGCTGCGGATCATGGCCGGCCAGGACCAGGAAT
Encoded proteins:
- the surE gene encoding 5'/3'-nucleotidase SurE, encoding MHILLTNDDGIYAPGLAALERELAHLGTVDVVAPATEQSGVGHSITFLSPLVVKEVFDGPKRRGWAVEGSPADCVKLGIVEFCDKRPDLVVSGINNGLNAGINVLYSGTVAAAIEGAFFEITSIAVSLEYDEHAQFDRAARLARRVIEQILANQGTRPRLYNLNIPLAALTQPAQLRLVPMGVSRYGEQFERRVDPRGRNYYWATNDPPPPRTAGETDLTALTDGHVTLTPLDFDLTRRDVLAEMGGWNIQFPEMDR
- the guaA gene encoding glutamine-hydrolyzing GMP synthase, encoding MSAQSASPPAASSQLTSRRVLVLDFGSQYAQLIARRVREQHVYCEIVRHDITAARVRELAPLGLILSGGPMSVYEQGAPQCDPGIFQLGIPVLGICYGMQLMCQALGGKVSQAPAREFGRAVCEVTDASDLLAGIHRRTEVWMSHGDQVAAVSDDFYPLARTSTCPLAAIRHKTLPIFGLQFHPEVTHTPQGPTILANFLLQVCGCDASWRIGDFAKETIAGVRQRVGSDRVICGLSGGVDSSVVAALLYEAIGPQLSCILVDNGLLRKDEAHAVIRTFSQHFRTDLHVVKGEERFLAALSGVTEPQEKRRRIGKAFIDCFSAEAHHIQGAKYLAQGTLYPDVIESGAAKDGPAATIKLHHNVGGLPEDLNFELIEPLRDLFKDEVRKLGLELGLPEEIVWRHPFPGPGLAVRCLGEVTQEKLERLRDADAIVVEEIKAAGLYRQTSQVFAVLLPVQSVGVMGDARTYENTVAVRAIETDDFMTADWSHLPYEVLARISTRIINEVRGVNRVVYDISSKPPATIEWE